In one window of Arachis ipaensis cultivar K30076 chromosome B06, Araip1.1, whole genome shotgun sequence DNA:
- the LOC107647122 gene encoding uncharacterized protein LOC107647122, whose amino-acid sequence MKYDGTQDPLEHLTAFEARMNLEGVGDEVRCRAFPVILAGPAIRWFNNLPQGSVTQLSDISHAFLAQFTTRIVKAKHPINLLGVTQRAGEPTRKYLDRFNDECLEIDGLTDSVASLCLTNGLSNEDFRKHLTTKPVWTMQEIQCVAKEYINDEEVSRVVAANKRQPAYNQTRHYESRERPKEHARDGGLGKAPKPVPRVGKFTNYTPLTATITEVYQQIAEKGILSRPRPLKDRTGGNKNLYYDYHKGYGHKTQDCFDLKDALEQAIRDGKLADFSHLIREPRRRNRDHDGEDRSRSTRRRQEPEGDDHGLTVVNVVMARNTAPRSKSAQKKDAKVLTVSSSSARSSRSLPSISFGPEDQWFDEVPESPPIVIMARIRTGLVKRILGQRRRTVMADFVILRDFTAYNVILGRKTINDLGAAISTKLLVMKFVADDGSVGSIRGDLETAVACDHASLSLRKKSKEA is encoded by the exons atgaagtATGATGGAACACAAGATCCCCTGGAACACttaacggcctttgaggccaggatgaacttgGAAGGAGTAGGTGACGAGGTAAGATGTCGCGCCTTCCCGGTCATCTTGGCTGGCCCagcaatacggtggttcaataacctcccaCAGGGCTCGGTGACCCAATTATCCGACATCAGCCATGCTTTCCTAGCTCAGTTCACGACCAGGATCGTCAAAGCTAAGCACCCGATCAATTTGCTGGGGGTGACTCAGAGAGCCGGGGAGCCGACCAGGAAATACTTGGATCGCTTCAACGATGAGTGCCTCGAGATTGACGGCTTGACGGACTCGGTGGCAAGTTTGTGTCTGACGAATGGCCTCTCGAATGAGGACTTTAGGAAACATCTTACCACAAAGCCCGTCtggacaatgcaagagatccagtgcgtggccaaAGAGTACATCAACGATGAGGAAGTTAGCCGGGTCGTGGCTGCTAATAAACGGCAACCCGCGTACAACCAAACCCGGCACTACGAAAGCAGAGAGAGGccaaaggaacacgccagggacggcggtcTAGGCAAAGCACCCAAACCTGTTCCTAGAGTCGGGAAGTTCACTAACTATACCCCCCTCACGGCGACGATCAccgaagtttaccaacagattgCAGAGAAGGGGATACTGTCGAGGCCCCGACCTCTGAAAGACAGGACGGGgggaaacaagaacctctactACGACTATCACAAGGgttacgggcacaagacccaagactgcttcgacctaaaGGACGCTCTGGAACAAGCAATCAGGGATGGAAAACTAGCTGACTTCTCACACCTTATAAGGGAGCCGAGGAGACGTAATCGGGACCACGATGGCGAGGACAGGTCCCGGTCAACAAGGCGACGCCAAGAACCAGAGGGCGACGACCACGGCCTCACGGTGGTAAACGTAGTAATGGCCAGGAATACCGCCCCAAGGTCAAAATCGGCACAGAAAAAGGACGCCAAGGTCCTAACGGTCTCCTCCTCGTCTGCTAGAAGTTCCCGGAgtctcccatccatctccttcgGCCCAGAAgaccaatggttcgacgaggTGCCGGAAAGCCCACCCATAGTCATTATGGCCAGGATCCGAACAggcctcgtcaaacgaatcctg GGGCAGAGACGAAGAACAGTCATGGCAGATTTTGTAATCTTACGGGATTTCACAGCTTATAACGTTATCTTGGGGAGGAAAACCATCAACGACCTGGGGGCTGCCATTAGTACGAAGCTGCTCGTGATGAAGTTTGTTGCTGATGACGGATCCGTAGGATCTATCAGAGGAGACTTGGAAACGGCGGTTGCCtgcgaccacgccagcctctCCCTCAGGAAAAAGTCCAAAGAAGCTTAA